In a genomic window of Brassica rapa cultivar Chiifu-401-42 chromosome A10, CAAS_Brap_v3.01, whole genome shotgun sequence:
- the LOC103845497 gene encoding uncharacterized protein LOC103845497: MNFQICFLHSYQYKKIHNNKKVNQALRSTYKMYSIPNGLNSYGDNTMNLHDSVPTQMNSSFGDPETKMFRSMFTTSVITNHHGLFSSSHASNCYRDSSSFGFNNSHAAYQMRTNMVSDVVDYFPINHNPQVSQVSITQTITRRYSVIVPTRSLITAQNEYERAMNPNISYPSFYPQTFVDNQRTHPQTFVDNERNILNPTPLNTIYPRNVHQFSFSPNHHHDQHVPHRRPVIKRRKFEEIFDGFDFEDNGVYDGRTHSLPYEKYGPYTCPKCKDVFDTSQKFAAHISSVHYKNETVEEKAKRYSARNKRRFRKIDQTMHDESQMIQPEERVVEESGSNNNIASGIEASQQQLVVKEEPTYDVVD; the protein is encoded by the coding sequence ATGAATTTCCAAATTTGTTTCCTTCATTCGTACCAATATAAAAAGATACACAACAATAAAAAGGTTAACCAAGCTCTGAGATCAACTTACAAAATGTATTCAATCCCAAATGGTTTAAACTCTTATGGTGACAATACTATGAATCTTCACGATTCTGTTCCCACCCAAATGAACTCCAGCTTTGGGGATCCCGAGACTAAAATGTTTCGGTCAATGTTCACTACTTCTGTCATCACAAACCATCATGGTTTGTTCTCTTCCTCTCATGCTTCTAACTGTTATCGAGATTCATCTTCTTTTGGTTTCAATAATTCACATGCGGCTTATCAGATGAGAACCAACATGGTCTCTGATGTCGTTGATTACTTTCCTATTAACCATAACCCACAAGTTTCTCAAGTCTCCATCACCCAAACTATCACAAGAAGGTACTCTGTTATAGTTCCTACCCGTAGTTTGATCACTGCCCAAAATGAATACGAACGTGCTATGAATCCCAACATTTCATATCCTTCCTTTTACCCTCAAACTTTTGTTGACAATCAGAGAACCCACCCTCAAACTTTTGTTGACAATGAGAGAAACATTTTAAATCCTACACCTCTCAATACCATTTATCCTAGGAATGTACACCAGTTTTCTTTTTCACCAAATCACCACCATGATCAACATGTTCCTCATCGTCGACCAGTGATTAAACGTCGAAAATTTGAAGAAATTTTTGACGGTTTTGATTTTGAGGATAATGGTGTATACGATGGTCGGACACATAGCCTACCGTATGAAAAGTACGGTCCATATACATGTCCCAAATGCAAAGACGTGTTTGATACTTCACAAAAGTTTGCAGCGCATATATCTTCTGTTCACTACAAGAATGAGACGGTCGAAGAAAAAGCAAAGAGATACAGCGCGAGGAACAAAAGAAGATTTCGTAAGATAGACCAAACGATGCATGACGAATCTCAAATGATCCAACCCGAAGAAAGAGTTGTAGAAGAAAGCGGAAGCAATAATAACATTGCAAGTGGCATTGAGGCTTCCCAACAACAGCTGGTTGTTAAGGAAGAACCTACTTATGATGTTGTTGATTGA